In the genome of Quercus robur chromosome 3, dhQueRobu3.1, whole genome shotgun sequence, one region contains:
- the LOC126717411 gene encoding calcium-transporting ATPase 12, plasma membrane-type-like isoform X2, giving the protein MSTLGLPKSDEIVICDEVWSVSNNIPKRRWRLAITVIYFTTVLVSLTKKVLDKDGPLLRTLSYVAIDVQDKAVPSLLSVDPKKLSDMVRNKNFETLSKFGGVKKLAFILQTHVKNGINGDEADLIQRQNIFGTNKYPKPPAKKFLRFVYEALKDTTILILLACAMLSLAFGIKQHGWKDGWYDGGSIIVAVFLVVAVSAGSDYKQSREFQKLSTKSSDIREEVVRDGRRQPVSIFDVVVGDIVCLKIGDQIPADGLFLEGHSLKVDESSMTGESDPIQIDERNPFMLSGTKITDGFGFMLVTSVGMNTAWGEMMSSINRELNEETPLQARLNKLASYIGKVGLVVAALVLVVMLIRYFTGNTKDDKGNNEFNGSKTKFDDVMNAVLSIVSAAVTIIVVAIPEGLPLAVTLTLAYSMKCMMADHAMVRKLSSCETMGSATIICTDKTGTLTLNEMKVTEFWLGKEAMEDDNYSNLAGNILKLLQHAVGLNTTGTVFKPNSTSVPEVSGSPTEKAILSWAVFNLGMNIEEVKQDYHIIHVETFNSAKKRSGVLVRNNNEKTIHTHWKGAAEMILAMCSAYYDRAGVLKVMDEEERLQLETIIKNMAQKSLRCIGFAHKEVTEESGQPIEKLEENGLTLLALVGMKDPCRPGVSTAVESCKAAGVNVKMITGDNVHTAKAIAFECKILNPNEDLGDEAVVEGEQFRNYSPGERLEKVDKIHVMARSSPIDKLLMVQCLKQKGYVVAVTGDGTNDAPALKEADIGLSMGIQGTEVAKESSDIVILDDNFTTVVTVLRWGRVVYNNIQKFLQFQLTVNVAALVINFVAAVSSGKVPLTAVQLLWVNLIMDTLGALALATEKPTNDLMSKPPVGRSKPLITRIMWRNLMAQAVYQVCQY; this is encoded by the exons ATGTCTACTTTGGGGTTGCCAAAATCTGACGAGATTGTCATATGTGATGAAGTCTGGTCGGTCTCCAATAATATCCCCAAGCGGAGATGGCGGTTGGCTATCACTGTCATATACTTCACCACGGTTCTTGTTTCTTTGACCAAGAAAGTTCTTGACAAAGATGGCCCTCTCTTGCGCACTCTTTCTTATGTTGCTATTGACGTGCAGGACAAAGCCGTTCCTTCCTTGCTCAGTGTTGATCCAAAAAAGCTCAGTGACATGGTAAGGAACAAAAACTTTGAGACTTTGAGTAAGTTTGGTGGAGTTAAAAAACTTGCTTTCATTCTTCAAACTCATGTAAAAAATGGTATTAATGGTGATGAGGCTGATCTTATTCAGAGACAGAATATTTTTGGTACCAATAAATACCCAAAACCACCAGCTAAAAAGTTTCTCAGATTTGTGTATGAGGCACTTAAAGATACAACAATTTTAATACTTTTGGCATGTGCTATGCTCTCTCTTGCCTTTGGAATCAAGCAACATGGCTGGAAAGATGGTTGGTATGATGGTGGGAGTATCATTGTTGCTGTGTTCTTGGTCGTTGCTGTCTCAGCGGGGAGTGACTATAAGCAATCAAGGGAATTTCAGAAACTCTCAACAAAGAGCAGTGATATAAGAGAGGAAGTTGTGAGAGATGGGAGGCGCCAACCTGTATCGATATTTGATGTCGTTGTGGGTGATATTGTATGTTTAAAGATTGGTGATCAGATTCCTGCAGATGGGTTGTTCTTGGAAGGACATTCCTTGAAGGTGGATGAGTCTAGTATGACTGGTGAAAGCGATCCAATTCAGATTGATGAAAGGAATCCCTTTATGTTATCAGGCACAAAGATCACGGATGGCTTTGGCTTCATGCTTGTCACTTCTGTAGGCATGAACACCGCGTGGGGTGAGATGATGAGTTCAATAAACCGTGAATTGAATGAGGAGACACCATTGCAAGCACGCCTCAACAAATTAGCTTCTTATATTGGGAAAGTTGGGCTGGTCGTGGCTGCACTTGTCCTTGTTGTTATGCTCATTCGCTATTTCACAGGGAACACCAAAGATGACAAGGGAAACAATGAATTCAATGGTAGCAAGACCAAGTTTGATGATGTGATGAATGCAGTACTGAGCATTGTGTCTGCTGCTGTTACTATCATTGTGGTGGCTATTCCTGAAGGCTTGCCTTTGGCTGTTACTCTAACTCTGGCGTATTCTATGAAATGTATGATGGCTGATCATGCTATGGTCAGAAAACTATCTTCTTGTGAGACAATGGGCTCGGCCACAATAATTTGCACAGATAAAACAGGCACTCTTACACTAAATGAAATGAAAGTTACAGAATTTTGGCTTGGAAAGGAGGCCATGGAAGATGACAATTATTCTAATTTGGCAGGTAATATACTCAAACTACTACAACATGCAGTTGGCTTAAACACAACTGGTACGGTTTTCAAACCAAATTCTACATCAGTTCCTGAGGTTTCAGGCAGCCCAACTGAGAAAGCCATTCTTTCTTGGGCTGTATTTAATTTGGGTATGAATATTGAAGAAGTAAAGCAAGATTATCACATAATCCATGTAGAGACATTCAATTCTGCGAAAAAGAGAAGTGGAGTTTTGGTGAGGAATAACAATGAGAAGACCATTCATACTCATTGGAAGGGAGCAGCTGAAATGATATTGGCTATGTGTTCAGCTTATTATGATAGAGCAGGGGTGCTAAAAGTAATGGATGAAGAAGAAAGGTTACAACTTGAGACTATTATCAAGAATATGGCACAAAAAAGCTTACGATGCATTGGCTTTGCCCACAAAGAAGTTACAGAAGAAAGTGGACAACCTATTGAGAAGCTTGAAGAAAATGGGCTAACATTATTAGCGTTAGTTGGCATGAAAGATCCATGTCGACCAGGAGTTAGTACAGCTGTGGAGTCTTGTAAAGCTGCTGGGGTGAATGTCAAAATGATCACTGGTGACAATGTGCACACAGCAAAGGCAATAGCTTTTGAATGCAAGATTCTCAATCCTAATGAGGATTTAGGTGATGAAGCTGTAGTAGAAGGGGAACAATTTAGGAATTACTCACCTGGAGAAAGATtggaaaaagttgataaaatcCATGTAATGGCCAGGTCATCCCCTATTGACAAGCTTCTGATGGTACAGTGCTTGAAGCAGAAAGGTTATGTGGTTGCAGTCACAGGTGATGGAACCAATGATGCTCCTGCTCTAAAGGAAGCAGACATTGGGCTTTCCATGGGGATCCAGGGAACTGAAGTGGCAAAAGAAAGTTCAGATATAGTCATCTTGGATGATAATTTTACCACTGTGGTGACTGTATTGAGGTGGGGAAGGGTTGTATATAACAACATTCAAAAATTTCTTCAGTTTCAGCTCACAGTAAACGTTGCTGCCCTTGTCATCAACTTTGTTGCAGCTGTTTCTTCAGGTAAGGTCCCACTAACTGCAGTTCAACTATTATGGGTGAATCTAATAATGGACACATTAGGAGCTTTAGCCTTGGCTACTGAGAAACCTACTAATGATCTTATGTCAAAGCCACCTGTTGGTCGATCAAAGCCACTTATTACCAGAATCATGTGGAGGAATCTCATGGCACAAGCTGTGTATCAG GTTTGCCAATACTGA
- the LOC126717411 gene encoding putative calcium-transporting ATPase 13, plasma membrane-type isoform X1: protein MSTLGLPKSDEIVICDEVWSVSNNIPKRRWRLAITVIYFTTVLVSLTKKVLDKDGPLLRTLSYVAIDVQDKAVPSLLSVDPKKLSDMVRNKNFETLSKFGGVKKLAFILQTHVKNGINGDEADLIQRQNIFGTNKYPKPPAKKFLRFVYEALKDTTILILLACAMLSLAFGIKQHGWKDGWYDGGSIIVAVFLVVAVSAGSDYKQSREFQKLSTKSSDIREEVVRDGRRQPVSIFDVVVGDIVCLKIGDQIPADGLFLEGHSLKVDESSMTGESDPIQIDERNPFMLSGTKITDGFGFMLVTSVGMNTAWGEMMSSINRELNEETPLQARLNKLASYIGKVGLVVAALVLVVMLIRYFTGNTKDDKGNNEFNGSKTKFDDVMNAVLSIVSAAVTIIVVAIPEGLPLAVTLTLAYSMKCMMADHAMVRKLSSCETMGSATIICTDKTGTLTLNEMKVTEFWLGKEAMEDDNYSNLAGNILKLLQHAVGLNTTGTVFKPNSTSVPEVSGSPTEKAILSWAVFNLGMNIEEVKQDYHIIHVETFNSAKKRSGVLVRNNNEKTIHTHWKGAAEMILAMCSAYYDRAGVLKVMDEEERLQLETIIKNMAQKSLRCIGFAHKEVTEESGQPIEKLEENGLTLLALVGMKDPCRPGVSTAVESCKAAGVNVKMITGDNVHTAKAIAFECKILNPNEDLGDEAVVEGEQFRNYSPGERLEKVDKIHVMARSSPIDKLLMVQCLKQKGYVVAVTGDGTNDAPALKEADIGLSMGIQGTEVAKESSDIVILDDNFTTVVTVLRWGRVVYNNIQKFLQFQLTVNVAALVINFVAAVSSGKVPLTAVQLLWVNLIMDTLGALALATEKPTNDLMSKPPVGRSKPLITRIMWRNLMAQAVYQVTTLLVLQFKGKSIFGVNENVKNTLIFNTFVLCQVFNEFNARKLDKKNIFKGILKNKLFLAIVGITIVLQLVMVEFLNRFANTERLDWGQWGACIGLAALSWPIGWLIKCIPFSGKKLANKRASPS, encoded by the coding sequence ATGTCTACTTTGGGGTTGCCAAAATCTGACGAGATTGTCATATGTGATGAAGTCTGGTCGGTCTCCAATAATATCCCCAAGCGGAGATGGCGGTTGGCTATCACTGTCATATACTTCACCACGGTTCTTGTTTCTTTGACCAAGAAAGTTCTTGACAAAGATGGCCCTCTCTTGCGCACTCTTTCTTATGTTGCTATTGACGTGCAGGACAAAGCCGTTCCTTCCTTGCTCAGTGTTGATCCAAAAAAGCTCAGTGACATGGTAAGGAACAAAAACTTTGAGACTTTGAGTAAGTTTGGTGGAGTTAAAAAACTTGCTTTCATTCTTCAAACTCATGTAAAAAATGGTATTAATGGTGATGAGGCTGATCTTATTCAGAGACAGAATATTTTTGGTACCAATAAATACCCAAAACCACCAGCTAAAAAGTTTCTCAGATTTGTGTATGAGGCACTTAAAGATACAACAATTTTAATACTTTTGGCATGTGCTATGCTCTCTCTTGCCTTTGGAATCAAGCAACATGGCTGGAAAGATGGTTGGTATGATGGTGGGAGTATCATTGTTGCTGTGTTCTTGGTCGTTGCTGTCTCAGCGGGGAGTGACTATAAGCAATCAAGGGAATTTCAGAAACTCTCAACAAAGAGCAGTGATATAAGAGAGGAAGTTGTGAGAGATGGGAGGCGCCAACCTGTATCGATATTTGATGTCGTTGTGGGTGATATTGTATGTTTAAAGATTGGTGATCAGATTCCTGCAGATGGGTTGTTCTTGGAAGGACATTCCTTGAAGGTGGATGAGTCTAGTATGACTGGTGAAAGCGATCCAATTCAGATTGATGAAAGGAATCCCTTTATGTTATCAGGCACAAAGATCACGGATGGCTTTGGCTTCATGCTTGTCACTTCTGTAGGCATGAACACCGCGTGGGGTGAGATGATGAGTTCAATAAACCGTGAATTGAATGAGGAGACACCATTGCAAGCACGCCTCAACAAATTAGCTTCTTATATTGGGAAAGTTGGGCTGGTCGTGGCTGCACTTGTCCTTGTTGTTATGCTCATTCGCTATTTCACAGGGAACACCAAAGATGACAAGGGAAACAATGAATTCAATGGTAGCAAGACCAAGTTTGATGATGTGATGAATGCAGTACTGAGCATTGTGTCTGCTGCTGTTACTATCATTGTGGTGGCTATTCCTGAAGGCTTGCCTTTGGCTGTTACTCTAACTCTGGCGTATTCTATGAAATGTATGATGGCTGATCATGCTATGGTCAGAAAACTATCTTCTTGTGAGACAATGGGCTCGGCCACAATAATTTGCACAGATAAAACAGGCACTCTTACACTAAATGAAATGAAAGTTACAGAATTTTGGCTTGGAAAGGAGGCCATGGAAGATGACAATTATTCTAATTTGGCAGGTAATATACTCAAACTACTACAACATGCAGTTGGCTTAAACACAACTGGTACGGTTTTCAAACCAAATTCTACATCAGTTCCTGAGGTTTCAGGCAGCCCAACTGAGAAAGCCATTCTTTCTTGGGCTGTATTTAATTTGGGTATGAATATTGAAGAAGTAAAGCAAGATTATCACATAATCCATGTAGAGACATTCAATTCTGCGAAAAAGAGAAGTGGAGTTTTGGTGAGGAATAACAATGAGAAGACCATTCATACTCATTGGAAGGGAGCAGCTGAAATGATATTGGCTATGTGTTCAGCTTATTATGATAGAGCAGGGGTGCTAAAAGTAATGGATGAAGAAGAAAGGTTACAACTTGAGACTATTATCAAGAATATGGCACAAAAAAGCTTACGATGCATTGGCTTTGCCCACAAAGAAGTTACAGAAGAAAGTGGACAACCTATTGAGAAGCTTGAAGAAAATGGGCTAACATTATTAGCGTTAGTTGGCATGAAAGATCCATGTCGACCAGGAGTTAGTACAGCTGTGGAGTCTTGTAAAGCTGCTGGGGTGAATGTCAAAATGATCACTGGTGACAATGTGCACACAGCAAAGGCAATAGCTTTTGAATGCAAGATTCTCAATCCTAATGAGGATTTAGGTGATGAAGCTGTAGTAGAAGGGGAACAATTTAGGAATTACTCACCTGGAGAAAGATtggaaaaagttgataaaatcCATGTAATGGCCAGGTCATCCCCTATTGACAAGCTTCTGATGGTACAGTGCTTGAAGCAGAAAGGTTATGTGGTTGCAGTCACAGGTGATGGAACCAATGATGCTCCTGCTCTAAAGGAAGCAGACATTGGGCTTTCCATGGGGATCCAGGGAACTGAAGTGGCAAAAGAAAGTTCAGATATAGTCATCTTGGATGATAATTTTACCACTGTGGTGACTGTATTGAGGTGGGGAAGGGTTGTATATAACAACATTCAAAAATTTCTTCAGTTTCAGCTCACAGTAAACGTTGCTGCCCTTGTCATCAACTTTGTTGCAGCTGTTTCTTCAGGTAAGGTCCCACTAACTGCAGTTCAACTATTATGGGTGAATCTAATAATGGACACATTAGGAGCTTTAGCCTTGGCTACTGAGAAACCTACTAATGATCTTATGTCAAAGCCACCTGTTGGTCGATCAAAGCCACTTATTACCAGAATCATGTGGAGGAATCTCATGGCACAAGCTGTGTATCAGGTAACCACCTTATTGGTTTTACAATTTAAGGGAAAATCCATCTTTGGTGTAAATGAGAACGTTAAGAACACCCTTATTTTCAATACTTTTGTCCTTTGCCAAGTTTTCAATGAATTTAACGCAAGAAAATTGGATAAGAAGAATATTTTCAAAGGGATACTTAAGAATAAGCTGTTTTTAGCAATTGTTGGGATCACCATAGTTCTTCAACTGGTGATGGTGGAGTTTCTGAATAGGTTTGCCAATACTGAGAGACTTGATTGGGGGCAATGGGGTGCTTGCATTGGACTTGCAGCTTTGTCTTGGCCGATTGGTTGGCTTATAAAGTGCATCCCATTTTCAGGCAAGAAGTTGGCAAACAAAAGAGCTTCTCCATCCTGA
- the LOC126719364 gene encoding disease resistance protein RPV1-like, with translation MALLTNKQVFSSSFNQRSKYDVFLSFRGEDTRNGFTSNLNGILHHNGINTFMDDELQRGEKISIELFEAIESSKISIIVFSKNYATSTWCLDELVKILECKKNGQVVFPVFYKIDPSEVRSQKGKFGEALAKHEANFMYDTNKVQRWRAALIEVGNLSGWHYKNDLPQFTFIQEIFEEISSAKLNCSQVFVVKYPVGIDTRVEEISWCLDIKSNDVRMLVIHGLPGIGKTTIAKAIFNLIACHFEGSCFLEDVRESSKTNDGVLQLQEALYYEILGGRNLKVHGVSKRINVVMEKLCHKKILLILDDVDKLVQVENLLGKCNWFASGSRIIITTKEKKLLSTLQEDCHLIYYKVKELDEHESHELFCQHAFKRNKPTEDYLELVHQFIGYAKGLPLVLKIIGDDLYDKNLQCWKSALDKYKRIPKSDIQEVLKISYDGLDQIQRDIFLDIACFLKGFYKNLVVDMLQSSNFHDPYYDIEKLIDKSLIVVAKDDKLLMHDLIQQMGLEIARQESEVSKKHKRLLCYEDAHEVLNRDTGLDEIRGITLSLPQPRKMQLNLGKMKNLKYLTIRNVICEDLKSFPNGLRLLDWNEFPLSSLPSTFEPTKLVVLNMQGSHIELDKHFERCRFETLKYIDFAYCKNITKVPDLSVIAPNIKKLELYRCKNLLKVHQSVGLLENLEFWDLNECRNLRILPRKLQLKSLKYFYLFGSESLEQGTKRLALLSSIGFLTGLRELAISLKNVKDVPSNISDLQNLRRLYMYDCEEFPKVMDTPGCFPNLECLIILYSNVTTLPEIAILFPQLKILGLNCFWNLLKIPRLPHCIHVVNAIGCDSLNSQSKRRLLNQFGESIGLQQNFVCAKGIRRQDFDCETNFESESKFDFDEATSEMDSSFETNSNLEENNEFVSEFELDEATSETDSTRKLYDYYSLTLPGSKIPKWWFNHQSVGSSVSFSVGRKLPSFAFCVALKVELDVPFEFEFDKFTGFIYMYINGFERCLMDAKFLLNPSSFIWFHYRRDRSLEDIILGDWNDIEILFKCSNYDPKIAKITIERCGVHETILFYIYFKPVPMPKEYGMVVDGVFESK, from the exons ATGGCTCTTCTAACTAATAAACAAGTTTTCTCTTCGTCTTTCAACCAACGATCTAAATATGATGTGTTCTTGAGTTTCAGAGGAGAAGATACCCGCAATGGTTTTACTAGCAATTTGAATGGTATTTTGCATCATAATGGTATTAACACTTTCATGGACGATGAGCTccaaagaggagagaaaatTTCCATTGAACTTTTCGAAGctattgaaagttcaaagaTTTCGATAATTGTATTCTCTAAAAATTATGCAACTTCCACTTGGTGTTTGGATGAACTTGTCAAAATTCTTGAGTGTAAAAAGAATGGTCAAGTGGTGTTTCCTGTCTTTTACAAGATAGATCCATCAGAAGTACGTAGCCAAAAGGGAAAGTTTGGAGAAGCATTGGCAAAACATGAAGCAAATTTCATGTATGACACGAACAAGGTGCAAAGATGGAGGGCCGCTCTAATTGAAGTTGGCAATTTATCTGGTTGGCATTACAAAAATGA CCTCCCTCAATTTACGTTTATCCAAGAAATTTTTGAAGAGATCTCAAGTGCTAAATTAAATTGTTCGCAAGTATTTGTTGTTAAATACCCAGTTGGAATAGACACTCGCGTAGAGGAAATAAGTTGGTGCTTAGATATTAAGTCAAATGATGTTCGCATGTTAGTGATCCATGGTCTTCCTGGAATAGGAAAGACAACAATTGCAAAAGCTATTTTTAACTTAATTGCATGTCATTTTGAAGGAAGTTGCTTTCTAGAGGATGTTAGAGAAAGCTCAAAAACAAATGATGGTGTACTCCAACTACAAGAGGCACTTTATTATGAGATCTTAGGGGGTAGAAATTTGAAAGTACATGGTGTATCTAAAAGAATCAATGTGGTAATGGAAAAGCTTTGccacaaaaaaattcttttaattctaGATGATGTGGACAAATTAGTCCAAGTAGAAAATTTGCTTGGAAAATGCAATTGGTTTGCTTCTGGAAGTAgaattattatcacaacaaaagagaaaaagttgcTATCCACCCTACAAGAagattgtcatttaatttacTATAAGGTTAAGGAATTAGATGAGCATGAATCTCATGAACTCTTTTGTCAACATGCATTCAAAAGAAACAAGCCTACAGAAGATTATTTGGAGCTCGTACACCAATTTATAGGTTATGCCAAAGGACTTCCACTAGTTCTAAAAATAATAGGTGATGATTTATAtgacaaaaatttacaatgctGGAAAAGTGCATTAGATAAGTACAAAAGAATTCCTAAATCGGATATTCAAGAAGTACTTAAAATAAGCTACGATGGACTGGACCAAATTCAACGGGATATTTTCCTTGATATTGCATGTTTTCTTAAAGGATTCTATAAGAATTTGGTTGTAGATATGTTACAAAGTAGCAATTTTCATGACCCATACTATGATATTGAAAAACTTATCGATAAATCTCTCATAGTTGTTGCAAAAGATGACAAATTATTGATGCATGACTTGATACAACAAATGGGTTTGGAAATAGCTCGACAAGAATCGGAAGTgtcaaaaaaacataaaaggctATTGTGTTATGAGGATGCTCATGAAGTACTAAATAGAGATACG GGATTAGATGAAATTCGAGGCATAACATTGTCCTTGCCACAACCAAGAAAGATGCAATTGAATCTTGGAAAGatgaaaaatctcaaatatttaacaattcGTAATGTAATTTGTGAAGACCTTAAATCTTTTCCCAATGGGTTAAGGTTACTTGATTGGAATGAATTTCCTTTATCATCCTTGCCGTCCACCTTTGAACCTACAAAGCTCGTTGTACTTAACATGCAAGGGAGCCACATTGAATTGGACAAGCATTTCGAG AGGTGTCGATTCGAAACATTGAAATATATAGATTTTgcatattgtaaaaatattacaaaagtaCCCGATTTATCAGTGATTGCCCCAAACATAAAGAAGTTGGAGCTTTATAGATGCAAGAATTTACTCAAGGTTCATCAGTCCGTTGGACTTCTTGAAAATCTTGAATTCTGGGATCTCAATGAATGCCGAAATCTTAGAATTTTACCGAGAAAGCTCCAATTGAAATCTCTTAAATACTTTTATCTCTTTGGCTCTGAAAGTCTTGAGCAAGGAACAAAAAGATTAGCGTTGCTTTCATCAATAGGATTTCTCACTGGCCTTCGTGAGTTAGcaataagtttaaaaaatgtaaaagatgTTCCTAGTAACATCTCTGATTTACAAAATCTTAGGAGGCTCTATATGTATGATTGTGAAGAATTTCCAAAAGTCATGGATACCCCTGGCTGCTTCCCCAATTTAGAATGTCTCATTATCCTTTACAGCAATGTTACTACCCTCCCTGAAATCGCTATCTTATTTCCCCAATTAAAGATTCTAGGGCTTAATTGTTTCTGGAACCTTTTGAAAATTCCAAGACTTCCACATTGTATACATGTTGTAAATGCAATAGGGTGTGATTCGTTGAATTCACAATCAAAAAGAAGATTATTGAATCag TTTGGAGAATCTATAGGGCTTCAACAAAATTTCGTATGTGCAAAGGGAATACGGCGTCAGGATTTTGATTGTGAAACAAACTTTGAATCAgaatcaaaatttgatttcgaTGAAGCTACATCTGAAATGGACTCTTCATTTGAAACGAACTCAAATCTTGAAGAGAACAATGAATTTGTATCAGAATTTGAACTTGATGAAGCTACATCTGAAACAGACTCAACAAGGAAACTTTATGATTATTATTCACTTACACTTCCAGGAAGTAAGATTCCAAAGTGGTGGTTCAACCATCAAAGTGTTGGAAGTTCCGTATCATTCTCGGTCGGCCGGAAACTTCCATCATTTGCTTTCTGTGTTGCTCTAAAAGTTGAACTTGATGTGCCATTTGAATTCGAATTTGATAAGTTTACCGGTTTTATCTACATGTACATCAATGGTTTTGAAAGATGTCTTATGGATGctaaatttttgttaaatccATCATCTTTTATATGGTTCCACTATAGAAGAGATAGGTCTTTGGAAGACATAATTCTAGGGGATTGGAATGACATTGAGATTCTATTTAAATGTTCAAATTATGATCCTAAAATAGCAAAAATTACAATAGAAAGGTGTGGAGTCCAT GAGACGATTCTCTTTTACATCTATTTCAAACCTGTCCCTATGCCAAAGGAGTATGGTATGGTGGTGGATGGGGTTTTCGAGTCGAAATGA